One Phycisphaeraceae bacterium genomic window carries:
- a CDS encoding AAA family ATPase, producing the protein MQQASITETDIQELKSICLAEHGTDPAIAKTMATTLDAADLPASPTAANSVSLVSISAVEFANQLAPGQTLSIAPSGLTVIYGDNGSGKSGYSRILKRACRARNRGDQIEPNIFETTPRRGAKARIDYQAGAAAKNVAWSDGPNPVVPELSAISVFDSECAAIHVEEKNDVAFRPHGLDVPERLASMCQRLKTSLEADRQAAAAERDAAFQLPTWTATTSVGKVLSSLRHDTNFESLQKLAIMSDAEKKRLTDLREDLSKDPAAAAKEVRLRIGRHKAVATYLETVEAQTSEAKLSELARLVAESRTKRDAAKVAAESLFAGSPIKGIGSETWRELWESARRYSESTAYPKQKFPVTANDAHCVLCHQPIGAEAADHLHKLEDFVKADTEKLAKEAQSKAMTAWEALKRAEVCTGPCREGLKELKHHEPGMAADVRRFVVVAGLRKRHVLRAIDAQQSPSPLAAGTSPLKALREFIQRESERASALEKAAVDAARTQLKSECAELHDRELLGPLLPKVKAEIERLYRVNTIDKCIVATNTKPITELGNGLAEQVLTPQLRDRFTEELIGLAGSKVRAELTYAGGKAGTPQYQVRLIARPSADVAGVLSEGESKCVALAGFLTELATADHRSAIVFDDPVSSLDHKWRQKVAKRLVKEGRTRQVVVLTHDIVFVHDLYDHARKEDVPCELRNLRRDSTGTGVVGDGLPWLGMKVEARLDALGKRARAARTLFEAGDEDAYNREVETLYSDLRATWERALEDVAFGRTVLRHRDYIDSGDLRKVSVLTLQDCDDFRKHFHKCCDVTNSHDRSPGRNPEHPEPTELLEDIKALEDWVKDLRERQKAIKP; encoded by the coding sequence GTGCAGCAGGCTTCAATCACCGAAACGGACATTCAGGAGCTCAAGAGCATCTGTCTTGCTGAGCACGGCACAGACCCCGCTATCGCGAAGACGATGGCGACGACATTGGATGCGGCCGACCTTCCGGCCTCGCCAACAGCGGCAAACTCCGTGTCTCTCGTGTCAATCTCGGCCGTTGAGTTCGCGAACCAACTCGCTCCTGGCCAGACCCTCAGCATCGCACCCAGTGGCCTGACCGTGATTTACGGCGACAATGGGTCTGGAAAGTCGGGGTATTCGAGAATCCTCAAGCGGGCCTGTAGAGCCAGAAACCGCGGGGACCAAATCGAGCCCAACATCTTCGAGACGACGCCGAGACGCGGGGCGAAGGCTCGAATCGACTATCAGGCCGGTGCCGCGGCGAAGAACGTAGCTTGGTCCGACGGCCCGAACCCCGTTGTTCCTGAGCTCTCAGCCATCAGCGTCTTCGACTCGGAGTGTGCGGCCATACACGTCGAAGAGAAGAACGATGTGGCCTTCCGACCCCATGGCCTCGATGTACCCGAGCGGCTCGCGTCAATGTGCCAGCGGCTCAAGACTTCGCTTGAGGCTGATCGGCAGGCGGCTGCCGCAGAGCGTGACGCTGCATTTCAACTCCCAACTTGGACTGCCACTACATCCGTCGGCAAGGTGTTGTCCAGTCTTCGCCATGACACCAACTTCGAGAGCTTGCAGAAGCTCGCCATCATGAGCGATGCGGAGAAGAAGAGGCTCACAGACCTACGCGAGGATCTCTCGAAGGACCCCGCGGCGGCCGCCAAGGAGGTTCGTCTCCGGATAGGTCGCCACAAGGCGGTTGCCACCTACCTCGAAACTGTCGAGGCTCAAACGTCCGAGGCCAAGTTGAGCGAACTGGCTCGGCTCGTCGCTGAATCGCGAACAAAGCGCGATGCAGCCAAGGTGGCCGCAGAATCGCTCTTCGCCGGAAGCCCGATTAAGGGTATCGGAAGTGAAACCTGGAGAGAGCTTTGGGAGTCGGCCCGCCGCTACTCCGAGAGTACTGCGTATCCGAAACAGAAATTTCCGGTGACGGCGAATGATGCCCACTGTGTGCTTTGCCATCAGCCGATTGGAGCAGAGGCGGCTGATCATCTCCACAAGCTCGAAGACTTTGTCAAAGCAGATACCGAGAAGCTGGCGAAGGAGGCTCAATCGAAGGCCATGACCGCTTGGGAAGCCCTCAAGAGAGCAGAGGTGTGCACGGGTCCGTGTCGCGAAGGACTGAAAGAGCTCAAGCACCATGAGCCCGGTATGGCGGCAGATGTGAGACGCTTCGTCGTCGTCGCTGGCCTGAGAAAGCGACACGTGCTCAGGGCCATCGACGCACAGCAAAGCCCATCGCCGCTCGCGGCTGGAACGTCCCCACTGAAGGCACTTCGCGAGTTCATCCAGCGAGAATCTGAGAGAGCGTCTGCGTTGGAGAAAGCCGCGGTCGATGCGGCTCGCACGCAGCTCAAGAGCGAGTGTGCCGAGCTTCACGACCGGGAGCTCCTGGGGCCGTTGCTCCCGAAGGTGAAGGCGGAGATTGAACGGCTATATCGTGTGAATACCATCGACAAGTGCATTGTTGCCACCAATACAAAACCCATCACGGAACTCGGAAACGGCCTCGCCGAGCAGGTGCTCACTCCGCAGCTTCGTGACCGCTTCACGGAAGAGCTAATCGGCCTCGCCGGCAGCAAGGTCAGGGCTGAACTCACGTACGCAGGAGGCAAAGCCGGCACCCCACAGTACCAGGTGAGGCTCATCGCTCGACCTTCGGCGGATGTCGCCGGCGTTCTCAGCGAGGGTGAGTCGAAGTGTGTCGCACTGGCAGGTTTCTTGACCGAGCTTGCAACCGCTGACCATCGCTCCGCCATCGTCTTCGATGACCCGGTGTCTTCACTTGACCACAAGTGGCGACAGAAGGTGGCGAAGCGGCTTGTCAAAGAGGGGCGCACTCGGCAGGTGGTCGTGCTCACACACGATATCGTGTTTGTGCATGACCTCTATGACCACGCGAGGAAAGAAGACGTCCCGTGCGAACTTCGTAACCTCCGGCGCGATTCGACTGGTACGGGCGTCGTTGGTGACGGGCTGCCGTGGCTCGGCATGAAGGTTGAGGCCCGCTTGGATGCCTTGGGCAAAAGAGCACGAGCCGCGCGCACACTATTCGAGGCTGGTGACGAGGATGCGTACAACCGCGAGGTTGAGACCCTCTACAGCGACCTCAGGGCAACCTGGGAGCGAGCCCTTGAAGACGTAGCCTTTGGGAGAACCGTGCTCCGACACCGCGACTACATCGACTCCGGCGACCTTCGGAAAGTGAGCGTACTAACGCTTCAGGACTGCGACGACTTCCGTAAACACTTCCACAAGTGCTGCGATGTGACCAACTCGCACGACAGGTCTCCCGGTCGAAACCCCGAACACCCGGAGCCGACCGAGCTCCTCGAAGACATCAAGGCTCTGGAGGATTGGGTCAAAGACCTCCGTGAACGCCAGAAAGCCATCAAGCCGTAG
- a CDS encoding SUMF1/EgtB/PvdO family nonheme iron enzyme — MGSWAQAHAIRIALATVFVAAVYDPIAHAQQFPQTPPRPPAPVHTAQDLAAANAVIKRFGFDFVTVGAPGNRSWIESERELPNGITLNHIDDRGRVDYSYRIMRTEVVQTQYVDFVQAFQPFWESIGSIPGRVESGAPSAGQFTSSGISTLGGITVNPAYNDSAVAISWRNAARYANWLHNGAPSDNLTWDTFHTGAYTFTDASFTSHTQGSPVTRNEDARFWLPSLDEYLKAGYYDPNRYGEGEEGYWTFPHGSNEQPVVGPPGEGEWGGMPGDPLWEKLRVGRYPDTQSPWGLLDIVGTEREWVETPSGVFRLSDGTIFVSAQGRVVVGNDTASFGSIDSWDPGASATSAFYAFRLATMVPSPSSLLVLSGMTICAASRRRRDTFPGSNLKN, encoded by the coding sequence ATGGGGAGTTGGGCACAAGCACACGCGATCAGGATCGCGCTAGCAACAGTCTTCGTTGCTGCGGTCTACGACCCCATCGCTCACGCGCAGCAGTTCCCCCAGACGCCCCCTCGCCCACCGGCGCCGGTGCACACCGCTCAGGACCTCGCCGCCGCCAACGCGGTGATCAAGCGGTTCGGGTTCGACTTCGTCACCGTGGGCGCCCCCGGCAACCGCTCGTGGATCGAGAGCGAGCGTGAGTTGCCCAACGGCATCACGCTCAACCACATCGACGATCGCGGCAGGGTCGACTACTCGTACCGCATCATGCGCACCGAGGTGGTGCAGACCCAGTATGTCGACTTCGTGCAGGCGTTCCAGCCATTTTGGGAAAGCATCGGATCGATTCCCGGTCGCGTGGAGTCTGGCGCTCCGAGCGCGGGGCAATTCACGAGTTCGGGCATCTCAACCCTCGGCGGCATCACCGTAAACCCCGCGTATAACGACAGCGCCGTTGCGATCTCGTGGCGCAACGCCGCACGCTACGCCAACTGGCTGCACAACGGCGCGCCTTCCGATAATCTGACCTGGGACACCTTCCACACAGGTGCGTACACCTTCACCGACGCGAGTTTCACGAGTCACACCCAAGGCTCGCCGGTCACGCGCAACGAGGACGCGCGGTTCTGGCTTCCCTCGCTCGACGAGTACCTCAAAGCCGGGTATTACGACCCGAACCGCTACGGCGAGGGCGAGGAGGGGTACTGGACCTTCCCGCACGGATCGAACGAACAACCCGTAGTGGGCCCTCCTGGGGAGGGCGAATGGGGTGGCATGCCGGGTGATCCGCTGTGGGAAAAACTCCGCGTGGGACGCTATCCCGACACTCAGTCGCCATGGGGCCTGCTCGACATCGTCGGCACGGAACGGGAATGGGTCGAGACACCGAGCGGCGTCTTTCGGCTTTCCGACGGAACGATCTTTGTTTCGGCGCAGGGTCGCGTCGTAGTCGGCAACGACACCGCATCGTTTGGTTCGATCGATTCATGGGATCCGGGCGCTTCGGCTACTTCAGCGTTCTACGCCTTCCGCCTCGCGACCATGGTGCCCTCGCCGTCCAGTCTTCTGGTTCTGAGCGGCATGACGATTTGCGCCGCGTCGCGTCGTCGCCGAGACACTTTCCCGGGGAGCAATCTCAAGAACTAA
- a CDS encoding ThiF family adenylyltransferase, which yields MIDRSAFYGRRDARTAEVVPELERAAETPVGLAVTHDIASTPEGQQFVLAAVNMLVRFHRRVHLDVPLVGLEVPSLSGGSDLLTASVSLAKAIDPFIEINGVEPPRHWLTAGDVRLRTGQPTLAVGWGGWSGAVAPGASSLTTEPGTPGACAAACLGAAGLFRASLGLPLRADAFSLWTLRHGDDQERGPAAFEPIAFQNVLQIGGGGVGASFLYWLNIAGRTGTWTVVDPETVEVSNLNRCLPFLAADAGAIVPAASAKQKVDVLAERYGIQPHADWFMQAPLALIEDADLVLPLADQGGIRRQVSLSGKNYLAHATTDGGSWEAQAHRHVRGKDDCPACRVPDKSAAPAFPCSQGSVASGSVKFDASLPFLSAGAALMLLAQLGHLQGGRIPTPNIYRWRFDGRNPARPGRHGCRAGCDSAELVRHLDAVVRGDHTGGTQAD from the coding sequence ATGATCGATCGCTCTGCGTTCTACGGGCGCCGCGATGCGCGCACCGCCGAGGTCGTTCCGGAGCTTGAGAGAGCCGCCGAGACGCCTGTAGGTCTCGCGGTCACACACGACATCGCGTCTACACCGGAAGGCCAGCAGTTTGTCCTGGCGGCCGTGAACATGCTCGTCCGGTTCCACCGACGGGTGCATCTCGATGTGCCTCTCGTCGGCCTGGAAGTCCCTTCACTCTCCGGAGGATCAGACCTCCTGACCGCGTCGGTGTCCCTCGCGAAGGCGATCGATCCCTTCATCGAGATCAACGGCGTGGAACCGCCTCGGCACTGGCTCACGGCCGGGGATGTGCGGCTTCGCACCGGGCAACCAACACTCGCCGTGGGATGGGGCGGATGGAGTGGCGCTGTCGCACCGGGAGCATCATCGCTGACAACAGAGCCCGGGACGCCGGGGGCCTGTGCGGCGGCGTGTCTCGGCGCTGCCGGGCTCTTCCGGGCCTCGCTGGGTCTGCCTCTCCGTGCTGACGCCTTCTCGCTCTGGACGCTTCGGCACGGTGATGATCAGGAACGGGGCCCGGCAGCATTCGAGCCGATCGCGTTTCAGAATGTGCTTCAGATCGGGGGCGGCGGTGTAGGCGCATCGTTCCTCTACTGGCTGAACATCGCGGGCAGGACCGGGACCTGGACCGTCGTTGACCCCGAAACCGTGGAGGTCAGCAACCTGAACCGTTGCCTGCCGTTCCTCGCCGCCGACGCGGGCGCGATCGTGCCCGCGGCAAGCGCCAAGCAGAAGGTGGATGTGCTGGCCGAGCGCTACGGAATCCAGCCTCACGCCGACTGGTTTATGCAGGCCCCCCTGGCTCTCATTGAGGACGCGGATCTGGTGCTCCCCCTCGCGGACCAAGGCGGGATCAGGCGTCAGGTCAGCCTTTCCGGAAAGAACTACCTCGCGCACGCGACGACAGACGGGGGCTCTTGGGAAGCGCAGGCGCACCGCCATGTTCGCGGCAAGGACGACTGTCCCGCGTGCCGGGTTCCGGACAAGTCTGCCGCGCCGGCGTTCCCGTGCTCTCAAGGGTCGGTCGCCTCCGGGAGCGTGAAGTTCGACGCGTCGCTGCCGTTCCTCAGCGCCGGAGCGGCCCTGATGCTCCTCGCACAGCTTGGCCACCTGCAGGGCGGACGCATCCCGACGCCCAACATCTACCGCTGGCGGTTCGATGGCCGCAACCCCGCAAGGCCGGGTCGGCACGGGTGTCGCGCTGGATGCGATTCGGCCGAACTCGTTCGTCACCTCGACGCGGTGGTCAGGGGTGATCACACAGGCGGCACGCAAGCGGATTAA
- a CDS encoding Mov34/MPN/PAD-1 family protein, with protein sequence MPYRQTPLLTGKARCTLIVPRAVVTTTQAALMASSGPDGPHEGLVLWAGIRVDTLAFVIAPVLVESDHGTRHVIADERGFGRAVRTVRAYGLQLVAQVHSHPGDITIHSDGDDSLILAPYEGYFSLVVGNYGRGGFAEGLGVHEYQSGKWVYVGQDSPDAVRLVPEVLAGGVR encoded by the coding sequence ATGCCTTACCGACAGACTCCGCTGCTCACCGGCAAGGCCCGGTGCACGCTCATCGTCCCTCGCGCTGTCGTGACCACGACGCAAGCGGCGCTCATGGCTTCCAGCGGGCCCGATGGACCCCACGAAGGCCTCGTGCTCTGGGCCGGGATCCGCGTCGATACCCTTGCCTTCGTGATCGCTCCCGTTCTGGTCGAATCAGACCACGGGACCCGGCATGTCATCGCCGACGAGCGGGGCTTCGGTCGAGCTGTGAGGACGGTGCGCGCGTACGGCCTGCAACTCGTCGCTCAGGTTCATTCTCACCCCGGTGACATCACGATCCACTCCGACGGCGATGACAGCCTGATCCTGGCGCCGTACGAGGGCTACTTCTCGCTCGTGGTGGGGAACTACGGTCGGGGTGGCTTCGCAGAGGGGCTCGGTGTGCATGAGTACCAGTCGGGCAAGTGGGTCTATGTAGGCCAGGACAGCCCGGACGCGGTCCGCCTCGTGCCCGAAGTGCTCGCGGGGGGGGTGCGATGA
- a CDS encoding helix-turn-helix transcriptional regulator → MARSRKPQADKGGTADPRYLAFGQEVARMRARQDPPWTQLQLAGQVGLSRESIANIEGGRQQVLLHHALDIARALGVTLAELAPDTLPSPDFTALVKDETAERREFVESALIKAKPVPQSRSA, encoded by the coding sequence ATGGCACGCTCTCGCAAACCTCAGGCAGACAAGGGCGGCACGGCCGATCCGCGTTATCTCGCGTTTGGTCAAGAGGTTGCGCGGATGCGCGCCCGCCAGGATCCTCCTTGGACCCAGCTCCAGCTCGCGGGTCAGGTCGGGTTGTCCCGGGAATCGATCGCGAACATTGAGGGTGGAAGGCAGCAGGTTCTGCTCCACCACGCTCTGGATATCGCCCGGGCGCTCGGAGTGACTCTCGCCGAGTTGGCGCCCGACACCCTGCCGTCGCCCGATTTCACGGCTCTTGTGAAAGATGAAACGGCTGAGCGTCGTGAGTTCGTGGAATCTGCTCTGATCAAAGCGAAACCCGTTCCCCAGAGCCGAAGCGCATGA
- a CDS encoding ImmA/IrrE family metallo-endopeptidase: protein MRTSARIRQAVEHLLDATGTVKPPVMPSRIANHLGIQVVLAAPHEGLSGFLMSDQATGSRIIGINAAHHIHRQRFTVAHEIGHHVLQHAGQLHIDEDRKISLNARSPLSSTGEDPDEIEANAFAAELLMPERFLRDDLERLSPREGDDDKIIRELARKYKVSVAAMTFRLANLAGRGRSGSL, encoded by the coding sequence ATGAGAACCTCCGCCCGCATACGACAGGCCGTCGAGCATCTGTTGGACGCGACCGGCACGGTCAAGCCCCCGGTCATGCCCTCGCGGATCGCGAACCATCTTGGCATCCAGGTCGTGCTCGCCGCGCCGCACGAAGGTCTGTCGGGCTTCTTGATGTCTGATCAGGCAACGGGAAGCCGCATCATCGGCATCAACGCCGCGCACCACATTCATCGGCAGCGCTTTACGGTCGCGCACGAGATCGGCCACCATGTTCTCCAGCACGCCGGGCAGCTTCACATCGACGAAGACCGCAAGATCAGCCTGAATGCGCGTTCGCCGCTTTCGAGCACGGGCGAAGACCCCGACGAGATCGAGGCCAACGCCTTCGCCGCTGAGTTGCTTATGCCGGAGCGGTTTCTGCGAGACGATCTCGAAAGGCTCTCCCCGCGCGAGGGCGACGACGACAAAATCATCCGAGAACTCGCCCGCAAGTACAAGGTAAGCGTCGCGGCGATGACCTTCCGGCTCGCCAACCTGGCCGGGCGTGGCCGCTCAGGATCGCTCTAG
- a CDS encoding SET domain-containing protein-lysine N-methyltransferase → MTEDDTEGSAVEQCLIVWNCLVAKWLRRRHARYIETAAREGCRLPAIAVRETGDPRGRGVFALRDFGKGECVEVCPVVPVATDHERLPVELRRRVFDWLAHAGGPEPCAIALGYGSLYNHANPATLRYLADGPRRCLLFVAARRISTGEELTINYNRTMGGPRSLRDDWFEANSLQPL, encoded by the coding sequence ATGACTGAAGATGACACCGAGGGCTCCGCAGTTGAACAGTGCCTGATCGTCTGGAACTGCCTGGTCGCCAAGTGGCTGCGGCGTCGCCACGCGCGATATATCGAGACCGCCGCCCGCGAAGGGTGTCGGCTCCCGGCCATTGCCGTGCGTGAGACCGGAGACCCGCGCGGTCGCGGCGTCTTTGCGTTGCGAGACTTCGGGAAGGGAGAGTGCGTGGAGGTCTGTCCCGTCGTCCCCGTGGCCACGGACCATGAACGCCTGCCGGTCGAACTCCGGAGGCGCGTCTTCGACTGGCTCGCTCACGCCGGAGGCCCCGAACCCTGCGCCATCGCCCTCGGGTACGGTTCGCTCTACAACCACGCCAACCCGGCCACACTCCGCTATCTGGCCGACGGGCCCCGGCGCTGCCTCCTCTTCGTCGCCGCGAGGCGGATCAGCACCGGCGAGGAACTCACCATCAACTACAACAGAACCATGGGAGGCCCGCGGTCGCTGCGGGACGACTGGTTCGAGGCCAACAGTCTCCAGCCGCTGTGA
- a CDS encoding SUMF1/EgtB/PvdO family nonheme iron enzyme: MCTTLAAAMLSCDAISQGAANNHLLRFTQEHGLTFSEIGDPGNPDFVFQRIPGDPPFVFGGVDYRYRISTTEVTNAQWFTFLNSFAPHIPTLGLPPNDSALTAGARYLGPGANGVPSYRLLPEAAPLPAFVGWRYAARFTNWLHNGAPTGPDVPLSVFQNGAYDASTFTQNPDGSYNDQAARNPDAKFWIPTSDEWHKAGYWDPNRHGEDEGGWWLFPNATDERLTPGLPSQGGETNFGVSFDDAPGMPVAVGSYPGTQSPWGLLDVSGGGREWLEDPDSIGTKYRSLAGSLGGSTESLLLRGDHLGWMYGDFFNVVFPSGVLRIAAAVPAPGAGGVLVVVALAAMTRRR, from the coding sequence ATGTGTACCACCCTCGCCGCAGCGATGCTGAGTTGCGACGCAATCTCGCAGGGTGCTGCTAACAACCACCTTCTGCGCTTCACGCAGGAGCACGGGCTCACCTTCAGCGAGATCGGCGATCCCGGCAACCCCGATTTCGTCTTCCAGCGCATCCCGGGAGATCCGCCCTTCGTCTTCGGCGGCGTGGACTACCGCTACCGCATCTCCACGACCGAGGTCACCAACGCGCAATGGTTCACTTTCCTGAACTCGTTCGCACCGCATATCCCAACCCTCGGGCTGCCTCCCAATGACAGCGCATTGACAGCCGGCGCCCGGTATCTCGGGCCAGGTGCGAACGGCGTTCCCTCCTACCGGCTTCTTCCCGAAGCAGCGCCTCTGCCAGCGTTCGTCGGCTGGAGGTATGCCGCGAGATTCACCAACTGGCTGCACAACGGCGCGCCCACCGGGCCCGATGTTCCGCTCTCGGTCTTCCAGAACGGCGCGTATGACGCCTCCACCTTCACCCAGAACCCCGACGGCTCGTACAACGACCAGGCCGCGCGCAACCCCGACGCGAAGTTCTGGATCCCCACCAGCGACGAGTGGCACAAGGCCGGGTACTGGGACCCCAACCGCCACGGTGAAGACGAGGGCGGCTGGTGGCTCTTCCCCAACGCCACCGACGAGCGTCTGACGCCCGGCCTCCCGAGCCAGGGCGGCGAGACGAATTTCGGCGTGTCGTTCGACGACGCGCCGGGCATGCCGGTCGCTGTTGGGAGTTACCCCGGCACGCAGAGCCCTTGGGGCCTGCTCGATGTCTCCGGCGGCGGCAGGGAATGGCTGGAGGATCCGGATTCGATCGGCACAAAGTATCGCAGTCTTGCTGGAAGCCTCGGCGGCTCCACCGAGTCGCTGCTTCTCCGTGGCGACCACCTCGGGTGGATGTACGGGGATTTCTTCAATGTCGTCTTCCCTTCCGGCGTGCTCCGCATCGCGGCGGCGGTTCCGGCTCCGGGGGCGGGGGGCGTGTTGGTGGTTGTTGCACTCGCCGCGATGACTCGAAGGAGATAG
- a CDS encoding helix-turn-helix transcriptional regulator: MAARPQHTPAYRRLCDLLRRMREEAGMTQRDLAKKMRFHHTMVHRSETGDRRIDPVEFIAWCRGCDLDPSEQIRLLDRGSR; this comes from the coding sequence ATGGCAGCACGCCCCCAGCACACGCCCGCGTATCGGCGACTCTGCGACCTGCTCAGGCGTATGCGCGAGGAGGCGGGGATGACCCAGCGCGACCTCGCGAAGAAGATGCGATTCCATCACACCATGGTGCACAGGAGCGAGACGGGGGACCGCCGGATCGACCCCGTCGAGTTCATCGCGTGGTGCCGGGGTTGCGATCTCGACCCGTCTGAACAGATCCGTTTGCTCGATCGCGGGTCGCGTTGA
- a CDS encoding DUF4238 domain-containing protein: MTARRHHYIPQFLLRNFASRRQSQKRWVIQFTRESEPREISTRDAAVARDFYGVGDDTLERALSAHESEHAVVVAKVLGGEDPQRFGEALGSMIRLLAYRSRMFREGFLEGASGALREIASTATRENISNFVEQNFERVLEDMRCKMPGLPPEQQQVLQPVLSEPALVAELKRQFARHCRTRRGAEGLASVIRQVLEGVDLATVVPKSHNESMSRSLPRGLALTKSGGVYWSVLRARSNSVILGDNVAIAFPSEGSPGHLSKHNTAWSEIYAPIAHDTILVASRTDDPPGRGLNEINAAAAGTSQRCFFASCDGTAWRDLASRIGAEGPLLSEEDVKRASQGVWDASISS; this comes from the coding sequence ATGACTGCCCGGCGTCACCACTACATCCCACAATTCTTGCTTCGGAACTTTGCATCCCGTCGCCAAAGCCAGAAGCGATGGGTCATCCAGTTCACCCGAGAGTCGGAGCCTCGCGAGATATCCACGCGCGACGCCGCGGTTGCACGAGACTTCTACGGCGTGGGAGACGACACGCTGGAACGAGCACTCTCGGCGCATGAGAGCGAGCATGCCGTAGTGGTCGCCAAAGTGCTCGGGGGAGAGGATCCCCAGCGATTCGGAGAGGCATTGGGCAGCATGATCCGCCTGCTCGCGTATCGATCGAGAATGTTCCGCGAAGGATTCCTGGAGGGCGCGAGCGGGGCATTGCGCGAGATCGCGAGCACTGCAACACGCGAAAACATAAGCAATTTCGTTGAGCAGAATTTCGAGAGGGTGTTAGAGGACATGCGGTGCAAGATGCCAGGCTTGCCGCCGGAGCAGCAGCAGGTCCTGCAGCCTGTTCTCAGCGAGCCTGCACTCGTCGCAGAGCTGAAGCGGCAGTTTGCACGGCACTGCCGAACCAGACGAGGTGCGGAGGGGCTTGCGAGTGTGATCCGTCAAGTGCTCGAAGGGGTAGACCTCGCGACTGTTGTTCCGAAAAGTCACAACGAAAGCATGAGCCGGTCACTTCCTCGTGGGCTCGCACTTACAAAGTCGGGCGGGGTCTACTGGAGTGTTTTGAGGGCGCGCTCGAACAGCGTCATCCTCGGGGATAATGTCGCCATCGCCTTTCCATCCGAGGGATCGCCGGGGCATCTAAGCAAGCACAATACCGCGTGGAGTGAGATATACGCCCCGATTGCCCATGACACGATTCTGGTAGCGTCTCGTACCGATGATCCTCCTGGGCGTGGTCTTAACGAGATCAACGCGGCCGCAGCAGGAACCTCGCAGCGGTGTTTCTTTGCATCATGCGATGGCACGGCGTGGAGAGATCTTGCAAGCCGGATCGGGGCGGAAGGCCCGTTGCTCAGCGAGGAGGATGTCAAGCGAGCGTCGCAGGGCGTGTGGGATGCTTCGATTTCGAGCTGA
- a CDS encoding virulence RhuM family protein, whose amino-acid sequence MAKRTKHAATSPSDEPSDTGLVLFQPADGAALRVRIEGKTVWLTQRQLADLFQITPPTVNEHLKNIYAEGELDPGPTIRKFRIVQAEGARQVTRTVDHYALDAILAVGYRVRSDRGTQFRQWATATLSEYLVKGFALDDERLKEGRSLGADYFDELLARIRDIRASERRFYQKITDIYATSVDYDPAAGVTKDFYATVQNKLHWAIHGRTAAEVIRARADASRPNMGLTTWKNAPGGPIRKHDVSVAKNYLSAEEIDALNRIVTMYLDYAEDQAKRQSPMRMADWVRKLDGFLQFNERNILTHAGKVSAEIARDHAEREFAKHEEARRLREASEPTSDFDRFVEKTKKLPEPGATKKAPAKRSRGKPSKDTDA is encoded by the coding sequence ATGGCCAAACGAACAAAACACGCTGCAACATCACCGAGCGACGAGCCGTCGGACACCGGCCTCGTCCTGTTCCAGCCCGCCGACGGGGCCGCCCTGCGGGTCCGCATCGAGGGTAAGACCGTCTGGCTGACGCAGCGGCAGCTCGCGGACCTCTTCCAGATCACGCCGCCGACGGTCAACGAGCACCTGAAAAACATCTACGCCGAGGGCGAGCTCGACCCCGGCCCAACTATTCGGAAATTCCGAATAGTTCAGGCCGAGGGCGCCCGGCAGGTCACCCGGACCGTGGACCACTACGCCCTCGACGCCATCCTGGCGGTCGGGTACCGCGTGCGGTCCGACCGCGGCACCCAGTTCCGCCAGTGGGCGACGGCCACGCTCTCGGAGTACCTCGTCAAGGGCTTCGCCCTCGACGACGAGCGGCTGAAGGAAGGCCGGTCCCTCGGGGCCGACTACTTCGACGAGCTGCTCGCGCGCATCCGGGACATCCGGGCGTCGGAGCGCCGCTTCTACCAGAAGATCACGGACATCTACGCCACCAGCGTCGACTACGACCCCGCCGCGGGGGTCACCAAGGACTTCTACGCCACGGTCCAGAACAAGCTCCACTGGGCGATCCACGGCCGCACCGCCGCCGAGGTCATCAGGGCGCGCGCCGACGCTTCGAGGCCCAACATGGGGCTGACCACCTGGAAGAACGCGCCCGGGGGACCGATCCGCAAGCACGATGTGAGCGTGGCGAAGAACTACCTCAGCGCCGAGGAGATCGACGCGCTCAACCGCATCGTGACCATGTACCTCGACTACGCCGAGGATCAGGCGAAGCGCCAGAGCCCGATGCGCATGGCCGACTGGGTCCGCAAGCTCGACGGATTCCTCCAGTTCAACGAGCGCAACATCCTCACCCACGCCGGCAAGGTCTCGGCCGAGATCGCCAGGGACCACGCGGAGCGCGAGTTCGCCAAGCACGAGGAGGCCCGCAGGCTGCGTGAGGCGAGCGAGCCGACCAGCGACTTCGACCGGTTCGTCGAGAAGACCAAGAAGCTCCCCGAGCCCGGCGCAACGAAGAAGGCGCCCGCGAAGCGCTCGCGCGGTAAGCCCTCGAAGGACACCGACGCCTAA